In Nocardia asteroides, a single genomic region encodes these proteins:
- a CDS encoding ArsI/CadI family heavy metal resistance metalloenzyme, whose protein sequence is MSRIQLALDVDDLDTAIGFYSTLFGTGPAKRKPGYANFAIENPPLKLVLLENPGSGGRLNHLGVEVETSEQVHAEIARLSGAGLYTAEQPAATCCFATQDKVWVTGPDAERWEVYTVLADTEHFGADAQAEAGSSCCGSDAKAGVPCC, encoded by the coding sequence ATGTCCCGCATCCAGCTCGCCCTCGACGTCGACGACCTCGACACCGCGATCGGCTTCTACTCCACCCTGTTCGGCACCGGCCCGGCCAAGCGGAAGCCCGGCTACGCCAACTTCGCCATCGAGAACCCGCCGCTGAAACTGGTGCTCCTGGAGAACCCCGGCTCCGGCGGGCGGCTCAACCACCTCGGCGTCGAGGTCGAGACCTCGGAGCAGGTGCACGCCGAGATCGCCCGGCTCTCCGGGGCCGGGCTCTACACCGCAGAGCAGCCCGCGGCGACCTGCTGCTTCGCCACCCAGGACAAGGTCTGGGTGACCGGCCCGGATGCCGAACGCTGGGAGGTCTACACCGTGCTCGCCGACACCGAGCACTTCGGCGCCGACGCGCAGGCGGAGGCCGGGAGTTCCTGCTGCGGCAGCGATGCGAAGGCAGGCGTCCCGTGCTGCTGA
- the arsB gene encoding ACR3 family arsenite efflux transporter — translation MTDTSVARRLSMPDRLLPVLIGLAMLAGLVLGRTIPGLGDALGAIEIDGISLPIAAGLLIMMYPVLAKVRYDRLDTVTGDRRLLAGSLVLNWVLGPALMFALAWLFLPDLPEYRTGLIIVGLARCIAMVIIWNDLACGDREAAAVLVALNSVFQVFMFAVLGWFYLSVLPGWLGLEQTGIDASPWQIAKSVLIFLGIPLVAGYLTRLFGERARGRDWYETRLLPAIGPLALYGLLFTIVVLFALQGDQITSRPADVARIALPLLAYFALMWGGGFALGAVLGLGYARTTTLAFTAAGNNFELAIAVAIATYGATSGQALAGVVGPLIEVPVLVALVYVALALRHRFTAEADDTG, via the coding sequence ATGACGGACACCTCTGTGGCGCGACGCCTGTCGATGCCGGATCGGCTCCTCCCGGTCTTGATCGGGCTGGCGATGCTCGCCGGGCTGGTGCTGGGCCGGACGATCCCTGGGCTCGGGGACGCACTCGGCGCGATCGAGATCGACGGCATCTCGCTGCCGATCGCGGCCGGGCTGCTGATCATGATGTACCCGGTGCTGGCGAAGGTCCGCTACGACCGCCTCGACACCGTCACCGGCGATCGTCGCCTGCTCGCCGGCTCCCTGGTGCTGAACTGGGTGCTCGGCCCCGCGCTGATGTTCGCGCTGGCCTGGCTCTTCCTGCCGGACCTGCCGGAGTACCGGACCGGGCTGATCATCGTCGGGCTCGCCCGCTGCATCGCCATGGTCATCATCTGGAACGACCTCGCCTGCGGCGACCGCGAAGCCGCCGCGGTGCTGGTGGCGCTGAACTCGGTGTTCCAGGTGTTCATGTTCGCGGTGCTGGGCTGGTTCTACCTCTCGGTGCTGCCCGGGTGGCTCGGCCTCGAACAGACCGGGATCGACGCCTCGCCGTGGCAGATCGCGAAATCGGTGCTGATCTTTCTCGGCATCCCGCTGGTCGCGGGCTACCTGACCCGGCTGTTCGGCGAGCGCGCCAGGGGCCGGGACTGGTACGAGACCCGGCTGCTCCCCGCGATCGGGCCGCTGGCGCTCTACGGGCTGCTGTTCACCATCGTCGTCCTGTTCGCGCTGCAGGGAGACCAGATCACCTCCCGCCCGGCCGATGTCGCGCGGATCGCGCTCCCGCTGCTGGCCTACTTCGCGCTCATGTGGGGCGGCGGGTTCGCGCTCGGCGCCGTGCTCGGGCTCGGCTACGCGCGCACCACCACGCTGGCCTTCACCGCGGCGGGCAACAACTTCGAACTCGCCATCGCCGTCGCGATCGCCACCTACGGCGCGACCTCCGGTCAGGCGCTGGCCGGGGTGGTCGGCCCGCTCATCGAGGTGCCCGTCCTGGTCGCGCTGGTCTACGTCGCCCTCGCGCTCCGGCACCGGTTCACCGCGGAAGCGGATGACACCGGGTAG
- a CDS encoding MFS transporter, with translation MTSRAALPPDFRKLWAAFTAAQAGSAIGMGALPLVAILVLGAADWQISMLAAISGVAAALIALPTGSVIEFRRKRPVMIGANLATAAALVSVPLAGWFGVLGFGQLCVVATVQTLATIVFTAANAAHLKALVPEPDRVSASARLESTMWTTAAIGAPAGGALVSLLGSTVTLAIDAVGCLLSALGISRITAPDPAPPRPEHTPRVDLGAGWRHIGSRPLLRGLFGNGMLFGGALMASAPLLAVLMLRELGLAPWQYGLALGLPTLAGLAGSLCAPRLVTRWGPARVLFGFGTLRCCWLGLVLLAEPGVKGLLVVLAAESALLFCAGVFNPVFAVVRMNGTDDDHLARVGTAWSISAKTVQPVFIVAGAALAAATSTRTAIGAAALVLLAGALFLPWRHAGEVA, from the coding sequence GTGACGAGCCGAGCCGCGCTGCCGCCGGACTTCCGGAAGCTGTGGGCGGCGTTCACCGCCGCGCAGGCCGGTTCCGCGATCGGCATGGGGGCATTGCCGCTGGTCGCGATCCTGGTGCTCGGCGCAGCGGACTGGCAGATCTCCATGCTGGCGGCGATCTCGGGGGTGGCGGCCGCGCTCATCGCGCTGCCGACGGGGTCGGTGATCGAGTTCCGGCGCAAGCGCCCGGTGATGATCGGCGCGAATCTCGCCACGGCGGCGGCGCTGGTCAGCGTGCCGTTGGCGGGCTGGTTCGGGGTGCTCGGCTTCGGGCAGCTGTGCGTGGTGGCGACCGTGCAGACGCTGGCGACGATCGTGTTCACCGCCGCCAACGCCGCACACCTGAAAGCGCTGGTGCCCGAGCCGGATCGGGTCTCCGCGAGCGCGCGCCTGGAGTCGACGATGTGGACCACCGCCGCAATCGGGGCGCCCGCGGGCGGCGCGCTCGTCTCCCTGCTCGGCAGTACCGTCACCCTCGCCATCGACGCCGTCGGCTGCCTGCTCTCGGCGCTGGGGATCAGCCGGATCACCGCACCCGACCCGGCGCCGCCGCGACCGGAGCACACCCCGCGGGTCGATCTCGGTGCCGGATGGCGCCACATCGGCAGCCGCCCGCTGCTGCGCGGGCTGTTCGGCAACGGGATGCTCTTCGGCGGCGCACTGATGGCCTCCGCTCCCCTGCTCGCGGTGCTGATGCTGCGCGAACTCGGCCTCGCGCCCTGGCAGTACGGGCTGGCGCTCGGGCTGCCGACGCTGGCCGGGCTGGCCGGTTCGCTGTGCGCGCCGCGCCTGGTGACGCGCTGGGGTCCGGCGCGGGTGCTGTTCGGTTTCGGCACGCTGCGGTGCTGCTGGCTCGGGCTGGTGCTGCTCGCCGAGCCGGGGGTCAAGGGGCTGCTCGTGGTGCTGGCCGCGGAGTCGGCGCTGCTGTTCTGCGCCGGTGTGTTCAATCCGGTTTTCGCTGTCGTCCGGATGAACGGCACCGACGACGATCACCTGGCCCGGGTCGGCACGGCGTGGTCCATCAGCGCCAAGACGGTGCAGCCGGTCTTCATCGTCGCGGGCGCGGCGCTGGCCGCGGCCACCAGCACGCGCACCGCCATCGGCGCCGCGGCGCTGGTCCTGCTCGCCGGCGCGCTGTTCCTGCCGTGGCGGCACGCGGGCGAGGTGGCCTGA
- a CDS encoding ATP-binding protein, giving the protein MSGSTVAMEIRARPEQLGILRSMTRSLGWGLGLAIDAAADLELVAHEIATALIPVAAPDAIVRFEYRVEAIEIEVLISSYTAVPPVLNGLGWHIVRTLVTDFALGCGAYDPAAAGHPVTVGFSWPHPLG; this is encoded by the coding sequence GTGTCGGGTTCGACGGTGGCGATGGAGATCCGGGCACGGCCCGAGCAGTTGGGGATTCTGCGCTCGATGACTCGATCGCTGGGATGGGGGCTGGGGCTGGCTATCGACGCCGCCGCGGACCTGGAGCTGGTCGCGCACGAGATCGCGACGGCGCTGATCCCGGTGGCGGCGCCGGATGCGATCGTGCGCTTCGAGTACCGGGTGGAGGCGATCGAGATCGAGGTCCTGATCAGCTCGTACACCGCTGTGCCTCCGGTGCTGAACGGGCTGGGCTGGCACATCGTGCGCACCCTCGTCACCGACTTCGCGCTGGGGTGCGGCGCCTACGACCCGGCGGCGGCCGGGCACCCGGTGACAGTCGGGTTCTCCTGGCCGCACCCGCTCGGGTAG
- a CDS encoding Rv2640c family ArsR-like transcriptional regulator, producing MPKTLPVIDMTSPVCCAPVAAAPVDAETALAIALRLKAIADPVRVRLLSILLSDPDGEHNSGGLAAAVGLGESTVSHHLTQLRKAGLIASERRGMHTVHAARREALSALCVALDPNCCR from the coding sequence ATGCCCAAGACGCTGCCGGTGATCGACATGACCTCCCCGGTGTGCTGCGCCCCGGTGGCGGCGGCGCCGGTCGACGCGGAGACCGCGCTCGCCATCGCGCTGCGGTTGAAGGCGATCGCCGATCCGGTGCGGGTGCGGTTGCTGTCGATCCTGCTCAGCGATCCGGACGGGGAGCACAACAGCGGCGGGCTCGCGGCCGCGGTCGGGCTCGGTGAGTCGACGGTCTCACATCACCTCACCCAGCTGCGCAAGGCCGGGCTCATCGCCTCCGAGCGGCGCGGGATGCACACCGTGCACGCCGCGCGCCGCGAGGCGCTGTCGGCGCTGTGCGTGGCGCTCGACCCGAACTGCTGCCGCTGA
- a CDS encoding ATP-binding protein: protein MNSEVEPLRIEFPASPDELPGVRSRLRRWLAGMIADSQRAYDLLLAAGEACANAIEHGHAGDRRPIRLEAIVARGAVLVGISDHGHWVARPAAPDDERGHTESLRGRGLQMIKALVHESRVTVLDSGTTVTLSMPLDADGAAEGSQAR, encoded by the coding sequence ATGAACAGCGAGGTCGAGCCACTACGGATCGAGTTCCCCGCGAGCCCCGACGAACTCCCCGGGGTGCGCAGCCGGCTGCGCCGGTGGCTGGCCGGGATGATCGCCGATTCCCAGCGCGCCTACGACCTGCTGCTGGCCGCGGGCGAAGCCTGCGCCAACGCGATCGAGCACGGCCACGCCGGTGACCGCAGGCCGATCCGGCTCGAGGCGATCGTGGCGCGCGGAGCGGTCCTGGTCGGCATCTCCGATCACGGACACTGGGTCGCCCGCCCGGCGGCGCCGGACGACGAACGCGGCCACACCGAATCCCTGCGCGGCCGCGGCCTGCAGATGATCAAGGCTCTGGTGCACGAGAGCCGCGTCACCGTGCTCGACTCGGGGACCACGGTCACCCTGAGCATGCCGCTCGACGCCGACGGTGCGG
- a CDS encoding M24 family metallopeptidase, translated as MGVPEVVEPERAAALLAAEAKAVTLFDEVLARGLVTPGATESAVSDAVRDLAIELFGTRRFWHKRLVRAGINTLQPFAADPPDRTIAADDICYLDFGPIFAEWEADFGRTYVLGADPAKLALRDALEPLWHEGRAHFERTPDITGDQLYTWITARAAELGLEFSAPIAGHLVGEFPHKKISGTEVTSYIAPGSHTPLRRLDPTGKRCHWILEVHLADRARGIGGFFEQLLDLRPS; from the coding sequence ATGGGAGTTCCCGAAGTCGTCGAGCCGGAGCGTGCTGCCGCGCTGCTGGCGGCCGAGGCCAAGGCCGTCACGCTCTTCGACGAGGTCCTCGCGCGCGGCCTCGTCACGCCGGGCGCCACCGAGTCCGCGGTGAGCGACGCGGTACGCGACCTGGCCATCGAACTCTTCGGCACCCGCCGCTTCTGGCACAAACGCCTGGTCCGCGCCGGAATCAACACGCTGCAGCCCTTCGCCGCCGACCCGCCCGACCGCACCATCGCCGCCGACGACATCTGCTACCTCGACTTCGGCCCCATCTTCGCCGAATGGGAAGCCGACTTCGGCCGCACCTACGTCCTCGGCGCCGACCCCGCCAAGCTCGCACTCCGCGACGCCCTCGAACCGCTCTGGCACGAGGGCCGCGCACACTTCGAACGCACCCCCGACATCACCGGCGACCAGCTCTACACCTGGATCACCGCCCGCGCCGCCGAACTCGGCTTGGAGTTCTCCGCCCCGATCGCCGGACACCTGGTCGGCGAGTTCCCGCACAAGAAGATCTCCGGCACCGAGGTCACCTCCTACATCGCCCCCGGCTCGCACACCCCCCTGCGCCGGCTCGACCCCACCGGCAAGCGGTGCCACTGGATCCTCGAGGTGCACCTCGCCGACCGCGCCCGCGGAATCGGCGGCTTCTTCGAGCAACTGCTAGACCTGCGCCCGAGCTGA